ATGGCCGTGGTTGAAAACGTCGACGAAAGACACCTGAACAAGGCGATCTGGCTCTTTCCGCTGTACATGCTGGCGATCAACGTGTTCGTCCTTCCGGTGGCCATTTCAGGCGTGCTGCAGTTCCCGGGGCTGCCGGCGGATCCGGACACTTTCGTCTTGAAGCTCCCCATGGTGAACCATAAGGTCGTTCTGACCATTTTTGTCTTTCTCGGCGGGATGTCCGCTGCCACCGGAATGGTGATTGTCGCCACCATCGCACTGTCGACCATGATCTGCAACGACCTGGTCATGCCCATTCTGTTCAGGCTCACCTTCCTGCGGCTGGCCCAGAGAAAAGACCTCAGCAGCATCCTCCTTAAAATTCGCTGGGGAAGCATCGTACTGGTACTGATGCTGGGCTACGTATATTTCCGATTCATCGGTGAATTCTATCCGCTGGTTTCCATCGGCCTTATATCTTTTGTAGCGGTTGCTCAGTTCGCACCGTCGATCATCGGCGGGATTTTCTGGAAAGGCGCCACACATGCCGGCGCCCTGATCGGGCTGATAGCCGGATTTTGCGTATGGGCCTACACGCTTTTCCTGCCGCATCTCACCCACGGAGGGGTTCTGCCGGACAGTTTCGTTACCCACGGCCCCTTCGGCATATCCCTTTTAAAACCCTACCAACTGCTGGGTCTCACAGGGATCGATCAGATCGCCCATTCCACCTTTTGGAGCATGTTCGTCAACATCGGCGCATATGTCGGCGTGTCTCTTTTCACCATCCCGAAACGCATCGAACGCAACCAGGCGGAATTGTTCGTGGAGGTCTTCAAAGGCGGTGGTAGCGATAAAGATGCCTCATATTGGACGGGCACGGTGTCGCTCCCCGACCTGCAGTCCCTTTTAGGACGCTTTTTAGGAGACCGGCGGGCAAAAGAAGCGCTCGAACGCTATCGGGAAACCTCGCCCGGTATGACCGGGGATGACGTCAGCGCAGACTCGGGCCTCGTCATCCACGCGGAAAGGCTTCTGGCCGGAACCATCGGGTCTGCGTCCGCCGGCATCATGGTCCGGAGCATCCTCAAGGAGGAACCGCCGGGCATCGACGAGGTCATGAATATTGTCGACGAAACGCGTCAATTTATCGCCTACAGCCATGAGCTGGAAAAAACCACGGCTGAACTCAAAGCGGCCAATGAAAGGCTGCAGGAGCTCGACAGGCTCAAGGATGACTTCATTTCCACCGTAACCCATGAGTTGAAAACACCACTCACCTCCGTGCGTTCCCTGACCGAAATTCTGCACGACCACCCTGAAATCGACAATGACCGCAGACAGGCATATTTACAGATTATCGTCAAGGAAAGCGAACGCCTCACACGCCTGATTACCCAGGTGCTTACTTTTCAGAAAATAGACGCCGGCGGCATGGACTGGAACGAAGACATGCTGAACATGGGGCAGATCATTAGCGATGCCATTACGGCTTCGAACCAGCTGATCCAGGAAAGAAACATAACGCTGACAACGAACCTGGATGCCGGCGGAGCCGAATGCATGACCCGGGGAGACAGGGACGGACTGATGCAGG
This sequence is a window from Deltaproteobacteria bacterium. Protein-coding genes within it:
- a CDS encoding sensor histidine kinase codes for the protein MIAAETTIFFSFAYIGLLFTIAYYGDRRARLGRSITSNPYIYALSLAVYCTAWTFYGSVGRAVTSGPTFLTIYIGPTLMIALGWFVLRKIIRISKKQHITSIADFIASRYGKSQTLGGVVSIIAVIGIIPYISLQLKAISKSFHLMIGRTESLGNVAIFNDSAFYIALILALFSLLFGSRHVDVTERHEGLVAAIAFESVVKLAAFIAVGIFVTYGIHYGIRDLAQQAHAVTRLENLFTLPSMPGAYTNWAFQIFISMMAVLFLPRQFQMAVVENVDERHLNKAIWLFPLYMLAINVFVLPVAISGVLQFPGLPADPDTFVLKLPMVNHKVVLTIFVFLGGMSAATGMVIVATIALSTMICNDLVMPILFRLTFLRLAQRKDLSSILLKIRWGSIVLVLMLGYVYFRFIGEFYPLVSIGLISFVAVAQFAPSIIGGIFWKGATHAGALIGLIAGFCVWAYTLFLPHLTHGGVLPDSFVTHGPFGISLLKPYQLLGLTGIDQIAHSTFWSMFVNIGAYVGVSLFTIPKRIERNQAELFVEVFKGGGSDKDASYWTGTVSLPDLQSLLGRFLGDRRAKEALERYRETSPGMTGDDVSADSGLVIHAERLLAGTIGSASAGIMVRSILKEEPPGIDEVMNIVDETRQFIAYSHELEKTTAELKAANERLQELDRLKDDFISTVTHELKTPLTSVRSLTEILHDHPEIDNDRRQAYLQIIVKESERLTRLITQVLTFQKIDAGGMDWNEDMLNMGQIISDAITASNQLIQERNITLTTNLDAGGAECMTRGDRDGLMQVMVNLISNAVKFCDQQNGTLTIRLEKRRSHMTVSVADNGIGISKEDHAAVFEKFKQVKHSGEARPSGTGLGLAIARKIVEQHRGHIWVESEPGKGATFKFTIPASPLTQG